The Brevundimonas vesicularis genome includes the window GGCCCGACCCGGCTTTGGTAGCAGATGGCGTGGTCGATCTCCCCGCGCTGCGCCTCGATGGCAGCGACGACGGCGGCGACCGTCGTCTCGATCTGCTCCTGATAGGGATCGCCCTTGCCGGTCACCAGCTTCTCGGGGATGCCGTGGGCGGAGAACAGCACCCGCACCGGCTGACCCACTGCCTCGTCCAGCTTCTCGCCGATCGCCTGGGCCTGGGCCTCAACCCAGCCTGTCGCGGCCGGATAGCAGCAGACGGCGCGGCTGACGCCCGGGCCGGTATAGGCGGCGTTCCAAGCCTTCAGCGAGGATTCCGTCGTCGTGGTCGAAAACTGCGGATAGAGCGGCAGCAGGATGACCTCGTCGGGTCCGAAGGCGGCGACCTCTGCCGCCGTCTCCTCGGTCAACGGATGCCAGTAGCGCATGGCGATGAAGACCTTGACCTCATCGCCATCGAGCCGCGCGCCAACCACCGCCTGCAAAGCCTCGGCCTGACGACGGGTTTCGGGCAGCAGCGGCGATCCCCCGCCCATCAGGGCGTAGTTGGCCTGGGCGCTGGTTTCGCGCCGGCTGGAGATTAGTTTGGCCAGAGGCGTGCGGAAGATCCCCGGAAGGCCGATGATGGCTGGGTCGTTGAACAG containing:
- the hemH gene encoding ferrochelatase, with the translated sequence MSDATPGRRIAVVLFNLGGPDDQASVKPFLFNLFNDPAIIGLPGIFRTPLAKLISSRRETSAQANYALMGGGSPLLPETRRQAEALQAVVGARLDGDEVKVFIAMRYWHPLTEETAAEVAAFGPDEVILLPLYPQFSTTTTESSLKAWNAAYTGPGVSRAVCCYPAATGWVEAQAQAIGEKLDEAVGQPVRVLFSAHGIPEKLVTGKGDPYQEQIETTVAAVVAAIEAQRGEIDHAICYQSRVGPMKWLGPSTPEAIETAAKDGVGVVVTPIAFVSEHIETLVELDIEYGELAHEKGASPYLRAPAVGIEPLFIDALADAAVGALSHAGVAPFGQGCKADWKACPHRKGGQAA